The following are encoded in a window of Flavobacterium psychrotrophum genomic DNA:
- a CDS encoding DUF3109 family protein, with product MFQLGKTIVSEDILEKEFVCNLSACHGACCVDGDAGAPLNEEETKILEEIYPLVKPFLRKEGIAAIEAQGTWVTGTDGDLETPLIDNKDCAYVIFDGKTALCGIEQAYNQGIVSWKKPVSCHLYPIRVKDFSEFSAVNYDRWDICDAACSLGKELEVPVYKFVKEALLRRFGSDWYAELEKVAEEHKNDNTPRRRR from the coding sequence ATGTTTCAACTGGGTAAAACAATAGTGTCAGAAGACATTTTAGAGAAAGAATTTGTGTGCAACCTCTCTGCCTGCCACGGCGCGTGCTGTGTAGACGGCGATGCAGGTGCACCTTTAAATGAAGAGGAAACCAAAATACTTGAGGAGATTTACCCGCTTGTAAAACCGTTTCTTCGAAAAGAAGGCATTGCTGCCATAGAAGCCCAGGGCACCTGGGTAACCGGTACCGATGGCGACCTTGAAACTCCCCTTATTGACAACAAAGACTGTGCTTACGTAATTTTTGACGGAAAAACCGCGCTTTGCGGTATAGAGCAGGCCTACAACCAAGGCATTGTATCATGGAAAAAACCGGTAAGCTGCCACCTGTACCCTATACGTGTAAAAGATTTTAGCGAATTCTCTGCCGTAAATTATGACCGCTGGGATATTTGCGACGCGGCCTGTTCGTTAGGCAAAGAACTGGAAGTGCCGGTGTATAAATTTGTGAAAGAGGCCCTTTTGCGCCGCTTTGGCTCAGACTGGTATGCCGAACTTGAAAAGGTAGCAGAAGAGCATAAAAACGACAACACCCCCAGAAGGAGGCGTTAG
- a CDS encoding nucleoside deaminase, with protein sequence MENIFTHEYFMQKAYQEAQAAYDKGEIPVGAVVVVDNRIIAKTHNLTELLTDVTAHAEMQAITAAAGFLGGKYLTNCTLYVTLEPCQMCAGALYWSQVTRVVYGAHDAHRGYTAMGGKLHPKTEVVTGIMEAECGELIKAFFRQRRGL encoded by the coding sequence ATGGAAAATATCTTTACCCACGAGTATTTTATGCAAAAAGCCTACCAGGAAGCACAGGCGGCTTATGATAAAGGCGAAATACCCGTAGGTGCGGTAGTGGTGGTAGATAACCGTATTATTGCCAAAACCCATAACCTTACAGAACTGCTTACCGATGTTACCGCACACGCCGAGATGCAGGCCATAACTGCGGCTGCGGGTTTCCTAGGCGGAAAATACCTTACCAACTGTACCCTGTATGTAACGCTGGAACCTTGCCAGATGTGTGCCGGTGCCCTTTACTGGAGCCAGGTTACACGGGTAGTTTATGGCGCGCACGATGCCCACCGTGGCTATACTGCAATGGGCGGTAAACTACATCCAAAAACAGAGGTGGTTACCGGCATTATGGAAGCCGAATGTGGCGAGCTGATCAAGGCTTTTTTCAGGCAACGAAGAGGTTTGTAA
- the tnpA gene encoding IS200/IS605 family transposase: MANTYSQIYIQIVFAVKGRDNLIASLWKQELYKYITGIITNEGQKLIAINGMQDHIHILVGLKPTKALSELVRDIKAYSSRFINDNQWVLGKFEWQEGFGAFSYSHSQIPNVVKYIENQEEHHKVKTFRDEYLEFLKLYDVDFKPEYVFE; the protein is encoded by the coding sequence ATGGCAAATACATATTCACAAATTTATATACAGATTGTTTTTGCGGTAAAAGGCCGGGATAATCTTATTGCCTCGCTCTGGAAGCAAGAATTATACAAATACATAACCGGAATTATTACCAATGAAGGACAGAAACTGATCGCGATCAACGGAATGCAGGATCATATTCATATACTGGTAGGGCTGAAGCCTACAAAAGCTTTATCTGAACTGGTTAGGGATATTAAAGCTTACTCATCACGATTTATAAATGATAACCAATGGGTATTAGGAAAATTTGAGTGGCAGGAAGGGTTTGGCGCTTTTTCATATAGTCATTCGCAGATTCCGAATGTAGTAAAGTATATTGAAAACCAGGAAGAGCATCATAAAGTAAAAACATTCAGAGATGAATATTTAGAATTCCTGAAATTATATGATGTTGATTTTAAACCTGAGTATGTATTTGAATAA
- a CDS encoding DUF3078 domain-containing protein, which translates to MKLKACLTALLFIACIKTGFSQVLITTTLPDSISYWEKTNVVGLDINEIAFVNWSVGGNNSVTILGKGNFTRKYHRKNVNWLNELILRYGYNSQEGQGPRKTDDQFQFNSTFGYRKDTISNLYYSAKFNLNTQFANGYNYPNKLHEISGPLAPAYIFLGVGAEYIRKDWGFNAYFSPLTDKTTLVLDQYLADQGAFGVKGAIKDADGNIIEHGKKSRTEVGMLLTSQLKRQIFKNIMLDNRITLYSDYLNKFGNVDINYQFALDMTVNQYVRANIGANIIYDNDIKATEERDGAVVTVGPKLQLKQMLGVGLSYTF; encoded by the coding sequence ATGAAATTAAAAGCCTGCTTAACAGCCTTACTATTCATTGCCTGTATCAAGACCGGTTTTAGCCAGGTACTTATTACTACAACCCTTCCGGACAGCATTTCTTACTGGGAGAAAACCAATGTTGTAGGCCTCGACATTAATGAAATTGCTTTTGTAAACTGGAGTGTGGGTGGAAACAACTCAGTAACCATTTTAGGCAAGGGTAATTTTACCCGAAAATACCATCGCAAGAATGTTAACTGGCTAAACGAACTTATACTTCGCTACGGCTATAACAGCCAGGAAGGACAGGGGCCGCGCAAAACTGACGACCAGTTTCAGTTTAACTCCACCTTTGGCTATAGAAAAGACACAATAAGCAACCTGTATTATAGTGCGAAGTTTAACCTTAACACGCAGTTTGCTAATGGTTATAACTACCCTAACAAACTGCACGAAATATCAGGCCCGCTTGCGCCTGCCTATATATTTCTGGGGGTTGGTGCTGAATATATTCGTAAAGACTGGGGCTTTAACGCCTATTTCTCTCCACTTACAGACAAGACAACACTTGTTTTAGACCAATACCTGGCAGACCAGGGTGCATTTGGTGTTAAGGGAGCTATAAAAGATGCTGACGGTAATATTATTGAACACGGTAAAAAATCGCGTACAGAGGTAGGTATGCTTTTAACGAGCCAGTTAAAGCGCCAGATATTTAAAAACATAATGCTCGATAACCGCATTACCCTTTACAGTGATTACCTGAATAAATTTGGCAATGTAGACATCAACTACCAGTTTGCACTAGACATGACGGTAAACCAGTATGTAAGAGCAAACATAGGTGCTAACATTATTTATGATAATGACATTAAAGCTACCGAAGAGCGCGATGGTGCAGTGGTTACCGTAGGCCCAAAGCTACAACTTAAGCAAATGCTGGGCGTGGGCTTAAGCTATACGTTTTAA
- a CDS encoding alpha-2-macroglobulin family protein yields the protein MKTLKLVLFCAVITLFLHSCKKESAVDFDSDYSLFRDYVTNFSSGVVSTKADIRVGLAFAKKEWQLNQELDGSYFSVSPSAEGKVYFLPDNTIAFRPAKRLEQDTEYKITLHLSKFINVPSQLADFKFRVKTLKQDFLVTTADLQSYNRDTQYLNVVLKSADHLDSKIAEKLLTATQGDRKLPIKLVSTMQGNAEFNFVIDDIKRQPQDSKITISWNGKPHGIDREGSEEFTIPGKDNFKVLSMEAAQGDNQTLLINFSDPIRKDQDFSGLVAVETVKDMTFATDGNLLKVFFTEPLNGNFLVEVFQGIESTEGFKTKATFSQKVLFEQLNPEVRFAKNGSILPASSNLKLNFEAVNLSAVDVKVYRIFENNVMQFLQDNNLNENSYSLRDVALPVAKTTITLNTNKMLNYSKWNAFALDLSKIIKPEPGAIYHIKMSMRKEYSLYKCDDGATGTETTTATVQADEDEEQDDFSEYEDNDYYHYDYDWEQRDNPCSSSYFYDRNVETNVLASDLGVIAKKGDNNSFFFAVTSITSTKTIGGAEIALYNYQQQKLVSGQTDNDGTLTLYSDKKPFFAIVKKDKNTTYIKLQEGSSLSLSNFDVDGAGLQKGLKGFIYGERGVWRPGDTLYLSFILNDKESKLPATHPIKLRLSDPNGKIMHQAVQPRNELNHYKFIVPTQSGNPTGSWEAMVSVGGAHFYKAIKIETIKPNRLKIKNSLEGQTLSAYAKNEGTVQVAWLHGAVAKGLKVEMQAKFMSQATAFKGYLNYVFDDPAQNFGSEEVNLFSGNVDDNGVAKIAVEPKLQVRAPGLLKAAIITKAYEKGGDVSTDVVSATYSPYNTYVGVKMPQANKYNMLETGKSNRFEVATVNEKGQARPSRRLEAKVYKVEWRWWWDSSNNDVSAYSNAVSNTPVFTQQLVTDGSGKAAFNFRTDEEEWGNYLVRVTDIESGHSAGSTVLIDYPYWSGRSRATTGEEATMLMFTTDKEKYAVGEKAIVSFPSSEGGRALVSLENGSKVVKTYWAETKKGETQLEIPITGALAPNVYVHVTLLQPHANTKNDSPIRLYGIVPIEVVDKTTILEPQIAMPEILKPEQKTNIKVSEKNGRSMTYTIAVVDDGLLDLTRFKTPNAWTSFYAKEALGVKTWDIYDQVIGAYGGKVNQIFSIGGDEALGGGKAKKANRFKPVVVFLGPFKLEKGQTRNHPIQLPMYVGSVRTMVVAANDENSSYGSAEKTTPVRSPLMLLASLPRKVTPGEKVTLPVTLFAMENSIKDVTLQVKTSGNLKVSGAASQKVSFTRPDEKVAYFDLEVPNVTGIGKVTVTAFSGKERASYDVELDIVNPNPVTQNFKELVLKPGSSGVIDWQPFGVAGSNKARLEVSSFPSIDFNRRLDYLIQYPHGCVEQTTSSVFPQLYLADIADIDQNRKNKIQKYVTAAIKKLQNFQVANGGFSYWPGNQTADDWGSSYAGHFIIEAEKKGYALPLNMKKQWLSYQKNFARQWRYTAEYHNDFAQAYRLYTLALAGSADLSSMNRLRETPNISNESKLRLAAAYALAGQKSVGQQLLAQSVLDYSADYSYYYYGSPERNRAMVLETLIILGQQEKAFGMATKLAKAMSSNRWMSTQTTAYCLYSMSKFAQANGPKGIDINYTANGKLQAVKTAKTFADRPLEITANNKVSIKNNKQGTLYVKVVYSGILPVGQEQTEERGFSTGIVFKDRGGKVINPATLAQGTEFVAEVTIANRSGEFVDNIALTQIIPSGWEIVNTRFTDFGSFAENKVDYTDIRDDRTNFYFSLKAHEGKTFRILLNASYPGSYYLPGVQCEAMYDNNFLARTKGQWVKVVR from the coding sequence ATGAAAACGCTAAAGCTGGTGCTGTTCTGTGCAGTTATCACACTGTTTTTACATTCGTGCAAAAAAGAATCTGCTGTTGATTTTGATTCTGATTATTCCCTGTTCCGCGATTATGTTACCAATTTCTCATCGGGTGTCGTTTCTACAAAGGCAGACATACGGGTGGGGCTTGCCTTTGCAAAAAAAGAATGGCAGCTTAACCAGGAACTCGATGGCAGTTACTTTAGCGTTTCCCCTTCGGCAGAGGGTAAGGTGTATTTCCTGCCCGATAATACCATAGCCTTCCGCCCTGCAAAAAGGCTGGAGCAGGATACTGAATATAAGATTACCCTGCACCTCTCTAAATTTATAAATGTACCGTCGCAGCTGGCCGATTTTAAATTCCGTGTCAAGACCCTCAAGCAGGATTTTCTTGTTACCACAGCCGACCTGCAAAGCTACAACCGCGATACACAGTACCTTAATGTGGTGCTTAAATCTGCCGATCACCTCGATAGTAAAATAGCAGAAAAACTGCTTACTGCTACGCAGGGCGACCGTAAGCTACCTATAAAACTGGTAAGCACCATGCAGGGAAATGCCGAGTTTAATTTTGTGATAGATGATATCAAACGCCAGCCGCAGGATAGCAAAATAACAATAAGCTGGAACGGAAAGCCGCACGGCATAGACCGGGAAGGCAGTGAGGAGTTTACCATTCCCGGTAAAGATAATTTTAAGGTACTTAGCATGGAGGCCGCACAGGGCGATAACCAGACGCTGCTCATAAACTTTTCAGACCCTATTAGAAAAGACCAGGATTTTAGCGGACTTGTGGCGGTAGAAACCGTTAAGGATATGACCTTTGCTACCGATGGTAACCTGCTAAAGGTGTTTTTTACAGAGCCGCTTAATGGCAACTTTTTAGTAGAGGTTTTTCAGGGGATAGAAAGTACCGAAGGCTTTAAGACTAAAGCGACCTTCTCTCAAAAAGTGTTGTTTGAACAGTTGAATCCCGAGGTGCGCTTTGCAAAGAACGGTAGCATATTGCCGGCTTCAAGCAATCTGAAACTAAATTTTGAGGCCGTAAACCTGAGCGCGGTAGATGTTAAGGTATACCGCATTTTTGAGAATAACGTAATGCAGTTTCTTCAGGATAATAACCTGAACGAGAACAGCTACAGCCTGCGGGATGTGGCATTGCCAGTGGCTAAGACTACGATTACGCTGAACACGAATAAAATGCTGAATTACAGCAAATGGAATGCCTTTGCGTTAGATCTTTCAAAGATCATTAAGCCGGAGCCGGGCGCCATTTACCATATAAAGATGTCGATGCGCAAAGAGTATTCACTTTACAAATGCGATGATGGTGCTACAGGTACAGAGACAACAACGGCTACTGTCCAGGCAGATGAGGATGAGGAGCAGGATGACTTTAGCGAATATGAAGATAACGATTATTACCACTATGATTATGACTGGGAGCAACGCGATAATCCGTGCAGCAGTTCGTATTTCTATGATCGTAATGTAGAGACTAATGTACTGGCCAGCGACCTGGGTGTAATTGCTAAAAAGGGAGATAACAACAGCTTCTTTTTTGCTGTAACCAGTATTACATCTACCAAAACCATTGGTGGGGCTGAAATAGCATTATACAATTACCAGCAACAAAAACTGGTTTCAGGCCAGACGGATAATGATGGCACTCTTACACTGTACAGCGATAAGAAGCCATTTTTTGCCATTGTTAAAAAAGATAAGAACACTACCTACATCAAGCTACAGGAGGGCAGCTCGCTTTCGCTGAGTAATTTTGATGTAGATGGTGCAGGGCTGCAAAAAGGGTTAAAGGGCTTTATTTATGGCGAACGTGGCGTGTGGAGGCCGGGAGATACACTTTACCTAAGCTTTATCCTCAACGATAAAGAATCTAAACTGCCTGCAACGCACCCTATAAAGCTACGCTTAAGCGATCCTAATGGTAAGATTATGCATCAGGCCGTACAGCCTCGCAATGAGCTTAACCACTATAAGTTTATTGTACCTACGCAAAGCGGCAACCCTACCGGAAGCTGGGAGGCAATGGTATCTGTAGGTGGGGCGCATTTTTATAAGGCCATTAAAATAGAGACCATTAAGCCAAACAGGCTCAAGATAAAAAATAGCCTTGAGGGACAAACCCTTTCGGCGTATGCCAAAAATGAGGGTACGGTGCAGGTGGCATGGTTGCACGGCGCCGTTGCTAAGGGATTAAAAGTAGAAATGCAGGCTAAATTTATGAGCCAGGCTACCGCATTTAAAGGTTACCTGAATTATGTGTTTGATGACCCTGCGCAAAATTTTGGCAGCGAAGAGGTCAACCTTTTCTCAGGTAATGTAGATGACAACGGTGTGGCAAAAATTGCTGTAGAGCCTAAGCTGCAGGTGCGTGCGCCGGGTTTGCTTAAGGCTGCCATTATTACCAAAGCCTATGAAAAAGGCGGCGATGTAAGTACCGATGTGGTATCGGCTACGTATTCGCCCTACAATACCTATGTGGGTGTAAAAATGCCGCAGGCCAATAAATACAACATGCTCGAAACCGGTAAGTCAAACCGCTTTGAGGTGGCTACGGTTAACGAGAAAGGTCAGGCAAGACCATCGCGCAGGTTAGAGGCTAAAGTGTATAAAGTAGAATGGCGCTGGTGGTGGGACAGCAGTAATAACGATGTTTCGGCATACAGCAATGCCGTGAGCAATACCCCTGTATTTACACAGCAACTGGTTACAGATGGCAGTGGTAAGGCAGCGTTTAACTTCCGCACTGATGAAGAAGAGTGGGGTAACTACCTGGTGCGCGTTACCGATATTGAAAGCGGACATTCGGCAGGCAGCACCGTACTTATAGACTACCCGTACTGGAGTGGCCGCAGCCGTGCCACAACCGGCGAAGAAGCTACCATGCTTATGTTTACTACAGATAAAGAAAAATATGCCGTGGGTGAAAAAGCCATCGTTTCATTCCCTTCGAGTGAGGGCGGACGTGCACTCGTATCGCTTGAAAACGGAAGTAAAGTGGTAAAAACCTACTGGGCGGAAACTAAAAAGGGAGAAACGCAGTTAGAGATACCTATTACCGGGGCTCTTGCGCCTAACGTATATGTGCATGTAACACTGTTGCAGCCGCATGCCAATACTAAAAATGATTCGCCCATACGCCTGTATGGCATCGTGCCAATAGAAGTGGTAGATAAGACTACCATACTGGAGCCACAGATTGCAATGCCTGAAATACTGAAACCGGAACAAAAAACCAATATCAAAGTAAGTGAGAAGAACGGCCGCAGCATGACCTATACCATTGCGGTGGTAGACGACGGCCTGCTTGATCTTACCCGCTTTAAAACCCCTAATGCCTGGACATCTTTTTATGCTAAAGAAGCGCTGGGTGTAAAAACATGGGATATTTATGACCAGGTTATAGGTGCTTATGGCGGCAAGGTAAACCAGATATTTAGTATAGGTGGTGACGAGGCACTGGGGGGCGGCAAGGCAAAAAAAGCCAACCGCTTTAAACCTGTAGTAGTCTTCCTTGGTCCGTTTAAACTGGAGAAAGGGCAAACCCGCAACCACCCGATACAGTTGCCTATGTATGTAGGATCTGTACGTACAATGGTGGTTGCCGCTAACGATGAGAACAGTTCGTACGGTAGTGCAGAGAAAACTACACCGGTACGCAGCCCGTTAATGTTGCTGGCTTCGCTGCCGCGCAAGGTAACCCCGGGCGAAAAGGTAACGCTTCCTGTAACGTTGTTCGCCATGGAAAACAGCATTAAAGATGTTACACTTCAGGTAAAAACAAGCGGTAACTTAAAAGTATCGGGTGCAGCATCGCAAAAAGTAAGCTTTACAAGACCCGATGAAAAGGTAGCGTATTTTGACCTTGAAGTACCTAATGTTACAGGTATTGGCAAAGTTACCGTTACGGCTTTTAGTGGTAAGGAACGTGCCAGTTATGATGTAGAGCTTGATATTGTAAACCCTAACCCGGTTACCCAAAACTTTAAAGAACTGGTGCTAAAACCAGGTAGCAGCGGTGTGATAGACTGGCAACCATTTGGCGTGGCCGGTAGTAACAAGGCAAGGCTGGAAGTATCATCATTCCCGAGCATCGACTTTAACCGCAGGCTCGATTATCTTATACAGTACCCACACGGTTGTGTAGAGCAAACTACATCATCGGTATTTCCGCAATTGTATCTTGCAGACATTGCCGATATTGACCAGAACAGGAAAAACAAGATTCAGAAATATGTAACGGCGGCTATTAAAAAGCTGCAAAACTTCCAAGTGGCAAACGGCGGATTCTCTTACTGGCCGGGCAACCAAACGGCAGACGACTGGGGCAGTAGTTATGCCGGCCACTTTATTATTGAGGCAGAGAAAAAAGGGTATGCGCTGCCGCTGAACATGAAAAAGCAATGGCTATCGTACCAAAAGAATTTTGCCCGCCAATGGCGCTACACGGCAGAATACCATAATGATTTTGCACAGGCCTACAGGTTATATACCCTTGCACTTGCGGGTTCGGCAGATCTTTCATCCATGAACAGGCTAAGGGAAACGCCAAACATCAGCAACGAGTCTAAACTGCGCCTTGCGGCAGCTTATGCTCTGGCAGGTCAAAAATCGGTTGGGCAGCAGCTACTTGCGCAGAGTGTTCTTGATTACAGTGCTGACTATAGCTACTATTACTATGGCTCTCCGGAACGTAACCGTGCCATGGTACTGGAAACGCTTATTATACTCGGTCAGCAGGAAAAAGCATTTGGCATGGCTACAAAACTGGCAAAGGCAATGTCTTCTAACCGCTGGATGAGTACACAAACCACCGCCTACTGCCTGTACAGTATGAGTAAATTTGCACAGGCTAACGGCCCTAAAGGCATTGATATTAACTATACGGCAAACGGTAAGTTACAGGCTGTAAAAACGGCGAAGACCTTTGCCGACCGTCCGCTTGAAATTACAGCTAATAATAAGGTAAGTATTAAGAACAACAAGCAGGGTACGCTGTATGTAAAAGTAGTGTATAGTGGCATATTACCTGTAGGGCAGGAGCAAACGGAAGAACGTGGCTTTAGCACAGGCATTGTATTTAAGGACCGTGGTGGCAAGGTTATCAATCCGGCTACGCTGGCGCAGGGAACTGAGTTTGTAGCTGAGGTAACAATAGCCAACCGTAGTGGTGAATTTGTAGATAACATTGCCCTTACGCAGATCATACCTAGCGGATGGGAAATTGTGAATACCAGGTTTACCGACTTTGGCAGCTTTGCCGAAAATAAAGTAGATTATACCGACATAAGGGATGACCGTACCAACTTCTACTTCTCGCTTAAGGCACATGAAGGTAAAACGTTCAGGATATTGCTTAACGCTAGTTATCCGGGTAGTTACTACCTGCCTGGGGTGCAGTGTGAGGCCATGTATGATAATAATTTCCTTGCAAGGACAAAAGGACAATGGGTTAAGGTGGTGCGGTAG
- a CDS encoding 1-deoxy-D-xylulose-5-phosphate synthase, whose product MQSLLNTIHTPTDLRKLTPEQLPQLAAELRAFIIDVVSIKGGHLGASLGVVELTIALHYVFDTPDDQLVWDVGHQAYGHKILTGRKDAFETNRELGGISGFPKRTESEYDAFGTGHSSTSISAALGMAIASQIKGETSKNHIAVIGDASIASGMAFEGLNHAGVTAANLLVVLNDNAIGIDPSVGALKHYLTQVKAGKNPRQNNMISSLNFDYTGPIDGHDFAVLIKELKKLKDKPGPKFLHVTTTKGKGLKQAEEDQVKYHAPGKFDKLTGEVLAIAESHLPPKYQDVFGLTLTELAAQNPKIIGITPAMPSGSSMKFMMDAFPERAIDVGIAEQHAVTLAAGMATQGMVVYCNIYSTFLQRAYDQVIHDVALQNLPVIFCLDRAGLVGEDGATHHGVFDIAYLNCIPSLIIFAPLNETELRNILYTAQLGLPHPIAIRYPRGRGESTNWQQPFKAIEIGKALPLLHGTDVAILSTGTIGNNVTKALAEMSEKEKFSHWHFGFIKPLDNEALHNIFKTHKKIATIEDGTVTGGFGSTILAFAAEHGYTLEIKTLGIPDNFIEHGTVAELQHLCGIDVKTLRDIFSGY is encoded by the coding sequence ATGCAAAGCTTACTAAACACCATACACACCCCTACCGACCTCCGTAAATTAACTCCGGAACAGTTGCCGCAACTGGCTGCAGAACTGCGGGCGTTTATTATTGACGTGGTATCTATTAAGGGTGGGCACCTGGGCGCAAGCCTGGGCGTGGTAGAACTTACCATTGCACTACATTATGTTTTTGACACACCCGATGACCAGCTTGTATGGGATGTGGGCCACCAGGCATACGGCCACAAGATACTTACCGGACGAAAGGATGCTTTTGAAACCAACCGCGAACTGGGCGGCATAAGCGGTTTCCCGAAGCGTACAGAAAGTGAATACGACGCCTTTGGCACCGGGCACAGCAGTACCTCAATTTCCGCAGCTTTGGGCATGGCGATAGCTTCGCAGATAAAAGGCGAAACTTCTAAAAACCATATTGCCGTTATAGGCGATGCCAGCATAGCATCAGGCATGGCGTTTGAAGGGCTTAACCATGCGGGGGTTACTGCTGCAAACCTGCTTGTAGTACTTAACGATAACGCCATAGGCATAGACCCCAGCGTGGGTGCACTTAAGCATTATCTTACCCAGGTAAAGGCGGGAAAAAATCCGCGCCAGAACAATATGATAAGCTCATTGAACTTTGATTATACCGGACCTATCGACGGGCATGATTTTGCTGTACTTATAAAAGAGCTTAAAAAACTTAAAGATAAACCCGGCCCTAAATTTCTTCATGTTACTACCACTAAAGGCAAAGGCCTGAAACAAGCCGAAGAAGACCAGGTAAAATATCACGCACCCGGAAAGTTTGATAAGCTTACCGGCGAGGTTTTAGCTATTGCCGAAAGCCACCTGCCGCCAAAATACCAGGATGTTTTTGGGCTTACCCTTACTGAACTTGCCGCACAAAACCCTAAAATAATAGGTATTACCCCTGCCATGCCATCAGGCAGTTCTATGAAATTTATGATGGATGCTTTCCCCGAAAGGGCTATAGATGTAGGTATTGCAGAGCAGCACGCCGTTACCCTTGCAGCCGGTATGGCTACACAGGGCATGGTGGTGTACTGTAATATTTACTCTACCTTTTTGCAACGTGCCTATGACCAGGTTATACACGATGTGGCTTTGCAAAACCTGCCGGTTATTTTTTGCCTTGACCGTGCAGGATTAGTAGGCGAAGACGGTGCTACCCACCACGGTGTATTTGACATTGCTTACCTTAACTGCATTCCGAGCCTTATCATTTTTGCACCGCTAAATGAAACAGAGCTTCGCAATATCCTCTATACCGCGCAGCTTGGGTTACCTCATCCCATTGCCATACGCTACCCGCGCGGACGTGGTGAAAGTACTAACTGGCAACAGCCTTTTAAAGCAATCGAAATTGGTAAAGCCCTACCGTTGTTGCATGGTACTGATGTTGCCATACTTTCGACCGGTACAATAGGCAATAATGTTACTAAGGCATTGGCAGAAATGAGCGAAAAAGAGAAATTCTCGCACTGGCATTTTGGGTTTATCAAACCGCTTGATAACGAAGCATTACATAATATCTTTAAAACACATAAGAAAATAGCTACAATAGAAGACGGAACGGTTACCGGAGGATTTGGCAGCACAATTTTAGCATTTGCCGCAGAGCACGGTTACACGTTGGAAATTAAAACTTTAGGCATTCCTGACAATTTCATCGAGCATGGTACCGTAGCAGAGTTACAACATTTATGTGGCATTGACGTTAAAACTTTAAGAGATATTTTTTCAGGTTACTGA
- a CDS encoding MarC family protein, with protein MIVNWKDVFTVSMVLFAVIDIVGSVPIIVDLRNKLGHIQSEKASIVALFIMVAFLFVGEEILKLIGIDANSFAVAGSFVLFFLALEMILGIRLYKEDNPSTASIVPIAFPLIAGAGTMTTLLSLRSQYDKINIIIAIVINVVVVYSVLKLSGKIEKVLGNNGLGVIRKVFGVILLAIAVKLFAGNVKQLFA; from the coding sequence ATGATTGTTAACTGGAAAGACGTTTTTACTGTAAGCATGGTACTTTTTGCCGTGATCGACATTGTGGGCAGTGTGCCCATTATTGTAGACCTGCGCAATAAGCTGGGCCATATACAAAGCGAAAAAGCAAGTATTGTAGCGCTCTTTATCATGGTGGCGTTTTTGTTTGTGGGTGAAGAGATACTAAAGCTTATAGGTATTGACGCTAACTCATTTGCCGTAGCCGGTTCGTTTGTACTATTTTTCCTGGCACTGGAAATGATATTAGGCATACGCCTTTATAAAGAAGACAACCCCAGTACAGCCAGTATAGTGCCTATTGCATTTCCGCTTATTGCCGGTGCAGGTACTATGACTACTTTGCTTTCATTACGCTCCCAGTACGATAAGATAAACATCATTATAGCTATTGTTATAAATGTTGTCGTGGTATATTCTGTACTTAAACTGTCGGGTAAAATAGAAAAGGTATTGGGTAACAACGGCCTTGGGGTTATACGCAAGGTATTTGGGGTAATATTGCTGGCTATTGCTGTTAAATTATTTGCAGGCAACGTAAAACAACTGTTTGCCTAA
- a CDS encoding FAD-dependent oxidoreductase, producing MFDVLIIGGGVSGVSAALILGSALNKPYAEGKKVGILTHQKASSLQNGLYNNAYGIAPGTTGADLLRTSLENLSTAYPAVTQLADEKVMKIEGTAGNFTVTTNKGEYQAKTLIVAVGSAPVIGIEGLEQYIEPNKRAIPEKNRIQLRNDDHLVAEGLYVAGTLAGWRSQLAIAAGSGASVATDILTLWNEGKPSQSHDSVPK from the coding sequence ATGTTTGACGTATTAATTATAGGTGGAGGCGTTTCGGGCGTTTCCGCTGCACTTATTTTAGGCTCAGCCTTAAACAAGCCGTATGCTGAAGGAAAAAAAGTAGGCATACTTACCCACCAGAAAGCATCATCGCTTCAAAACGGATTGTATAACAATGCTTATGGCATAGCCCCGGGTACCACAGGTGCCGACTTGCTACGTACAAGCCTTGAAAATCTTTCGACTGCCTACCCTGCGGTAACGCAATTGGCAGATGAAAAGGTTATGAAAATAGAAGGTACTGCCGGTAACTTTACCGTTACTACTAATAAAGGTGAGTATCAGGCTAAAACTCTTATTGTGGCTGTAGGTTCTGCACCTGTAATAGGTATAGAAGGCCTTGAGCAATATATTGAACCTAACAAAAGGGCGATACCTGAAAAGAACCGTATACAACTGCGCAACGATGACCATCTTGTAGCCGAAGGTTTATATGTAGCAGGAACCCTTGCGGGATGGAGAAGCCAACTGGCTATTGCTGCCGGTAGCGGTGCATCTGTAGCTACAGATATCCTTACGCTATGGAACGAGGGCAAGCCAAGCCAGTCGCACGATAGTGTGCCTAAATAG